One window of the Saccopteryx bilineata isolate mSacBil1 chromosome 2, mSacBil1_pri_phased_curated, whole genome shotgun sequence genome contains the following:
- the YPEL1 gene encoding protein yippee-like 1 produces the protein MVKMTKSKTFQAYLPNCHRTYSCVHCRAHLANHDELISKSFQGSQGRAYLFNSVVNVGCGPAEERVLLTGLHAVADIYCENCKTTLGWKYEHAFESSQKYKEGKFIIELAHMIKDNGWE, from the exons ATGGTGAAGATGACAAAATCCAAAACTTTCCAAGCTTATCTGCCAAACTGTCACCGAACGTACAGCTGTGTCCACTGCAGAGCCCACCTGGCCAATCACGATGAGCTGATCTCCAAG tcTTTTCAGGGAAGTCAGGGACGCGCCTACCTCTTCAATTCTGT GGTGAACGTGGGCTGTGGCCCCGCAGAGGAGAGAGTCCTTCTCACTGGCCTGCACGCTGTCGCAGACATCTACTGTGAGAACTGCAAAACCACGCTCGGGTGGAAATAT GAACATGCCTTTGAGAGCAGTCAGAAATACAAGGAAGGAAAATTTATTATTGAGCTTGCCCACATGATCAAAGACAATGGTTGGGAGTAA